The sequence below is a genomic window from Lolium perenne isolate Kyuss_39 chromosome 4, Kyuss_2.0, whole genome shotgun sequence.
tcttCATCaataccgtacgtgtgaccgagtgcggaggtgctgcccgactgtggcaccgccaAGATCTTCTAcgagcttttgaaagcggcaagtgatcgactacatccaccacaagatttatctcgttaacgcttagtgatcttcgagggtatggtgatcttcacctcgttgctaccatctactagattagatcttggattgttattcgttcttgcggtaggaatttttttgttttctatgctacgaaacgCTACATCTCCACCCCAGACCGAGCCTCAAGAGTAGGACTATTCACACGTAACTTCGCAACAATCTCCATGGCCCTAGGTGTCTGCGGGTTTGGGTTGAAAGGAGTGAGCACAATGAAAGCCGCGGAAGAACGAGTGCCTCCGGAAGTACAAGTCCCAACTCCGTCCACCGTCCCCTGAGGCGTAGCGGAGGCAAAGGGTCATGCGCGAGTCTCCGAGGTGTCCATATCATCATCATCCCCGACATCATTTCCGTCGCCTTCATTATCAGCATCATCTTTCTTAACCAAAACCAAAGGAACAAACTCGGGCCTCCGGCACATAGTCATCGGGCTCTCTACAAAAAGGAAACTCGATGGCCTTGAGCTTGACCACTACATCAGACTTGATAATTTTTCCAGAGTCAGAGATCTTCTCCAGCACCTTAGCATCGATCATGGCCACCTTAATGCGAACCACTACTCTGTGCCTGAGGATAAGAAGATCAACATCAACTGTCTTCCCCAGTAGCGATCCCACTGCCCAGAGTCCTAAGAAATGCCTCAGCATATGAGGAACTCCCGCGATATGTAACCAAACCTTATGCAGCTCAAACTTATGCGGTACCTCCGAGGACTGCCATGCGGAAATAGGCATAGTGGAAGTGAAGCCAGGGATAGCAACCTGAATGCCATCAACCCTGTCTAGGTCCTCAAAGGAAGGAACCCTAATCGGGAACTTGAGCTCATCACAGCCTCCCACTTCCAACCAGGACGATCAATGCATCGCCTCGCCACATGTTTGGCAGTCACATCAGGTGGCACAACATCTCCAACCACCACTACAAGAGCCACATGAGTTTGACTCGGTGTAAGAGCATCATTAACCATAGAATCTACCAACATCCCAACCCCAGTGACATAAGCAGAAGGACGCGATGCCTTAAGCACAGGGCAACACAACGTCGGATGAGCAACCTTATCACAAATATAGCAGTAGTGTTTGGCCTTGCAGTCCTTGAACGCATGAGAACGGTCAAAAGACTTACAACATCATACTCCCTTCTTAGCCTTTGTTGAAGCTTTAGATCCTTCCCCAACCTCAACTGCAGCGGCAATGTGCGGAGTAAAGGCATGTACACCTTCCAGCGACTTGCCATTCCAATCATTAAGTTAGGTCTCATGAAAGTTTATTCGCCAccatcatactccctccgtcccaaaatataagtcatctaaggattagttaaaagtcaatgtttttaaagtttgaccaagtttatacacaaaaatataaatatttacaatactaaatcattatcaatagattcaccctaaagtatattttcttaatatgtcaatttgatattgtagatgtaaatatttttttctaaatatttgatcaaagtttgtaaggtttgacttttgaccaatccttagacgccttacattttgggatggagggagtagatAATTTCTCTTCCGTAAGATTCAACTAGACTTGCCATTCCAATCATTATATACATTTTTCCTATCCTACACATTTCTTATTTTACGAAACCATAAATTATAAAATGTAAATACAACTAAGACTAAGACAACATAGTTGGTTTGGTTCCCTAGGAGCATCTCTTTTTAGGGTTTAGATTTTTGCACCGGCGGGGGAGGAGGGATAATATAGACCGACAGTGAGGCGGGAAACCTCCCGCGCGGCGTGTGGTGGGAGAGTTTCCCGCGCGGCGTTGTGGCGGTAAAATCTCCCGCGCGGCATCCTGGCGTCACTGACAAGCGGCTTCCACGCCCAGAATTTTCCGCCTCGCGAGGTGCCGGCGcgtccgattcgcgcccttcaccaaggggccggcacgggattACCGACGCTTCTATTAGGCTCAAAAAACGCCGACACTATTTGGAACGCGTCGGTGTGAGCCTATTTTTGCTGCCGGCCCGGAAAACGCTATCGAGACCGCTATGgggcgcgccggtggagatgctcttaagaaAGATAACATAGTTTGTTGAATCGTACATAAGGGCTCATTTCTCTGGTTCAAAGACCTTCAtagaaaaaaaaaaacatatgcAGTTTCGGCATTTCAAAAAGGGCATATAAAATTCCAAGAATCATAGAAGGCGAAACCCATGGTTGCCGTGACCGAATAAAACCCCCTGAAACCGTTGGAGCAGCCCCACGTTTGGTCGTTTGATTGATGGAGAAAAGCCAATGCCGCCCTTATCTTCGAGAGGCAACCGGAGCCCACACCACACCGTGACGTGCCACGTGCCCCGTCGTCCGGCGCGCAGCACACCAGAATGGTCATGTACAAAGGGGCAACTGGGCACGACACGGCACACCACAGTCCACACTACTGGTCTTCTTCATCCTATCGCCGTCTCCGATCTCCATCTCTCTGACTCCTCTCGCCACCGGCCACCTCGCTCCTCCCCGGGCTTATCTTCCCCACACGTCACTCAAGAACCCTGTGACACCTCGATCCATAGCCTTTAGCATCCCGTCCTCACTACCCCCTATAAATCGCATCGTCCGGCGGCAAGCAAAGGATATGCGCCAAGAAAGGAACAGATCGAGGGAGAGACAAAAGTGAGATCAAGCGAAGGCTTTAGGACTTGCCGTTTTCCGGGTTTCTTCTGCGAGCTGCCCGTTCGCGACGTGTACGTACATGAAGATCCACCCGTCGACGACGCCCGGCGGCGCCAAGAAGGATCTGCGGCGGCTGCCGCACGTGTACAGCAAGGTGCTCGAGCTGCCGCTCCCGGCGGACGCTGACGTCGCGGCGTTCGAAGGCCCTGGCGCGTTCCACTTCGTCGCGTCCTGCGGCAGCACCGGCGAGGTGAGGGCGCGCGCCGTGAGAATCAATCCCGGTGTCGtgaaggtggtggtggtgcaggCTGGGACTGGAGACGGCGAGGATGGTGTTGACGGGGGCAGCGGCATGGAGCTTGACCGGTGGAGGTCCCGTCTGCCTGAGGCGAGCTGCCCGGCACTGGCGGTGGCCGGGTACGTCGACGGGCAGCTCGTTGTGACGGTGCCGAAGGCAAGCGGAGGCGACGGGAGTGACGGGGCTTGGAGGTGCTGCAATGGAGGAGGGGAGATTAGCCCAAGTCTTGTGGCTGTACAGTAGAACCAGTCAGACGATAGTGTGTATGAGCGCTTCTAATTGCTCATCTACTATAGCTGGCTACTTCTTTGCATctttgtttttgttgttgttgtagagAACAGATCGGTGCTTTCTGTTCTGTCCCTTGGCTGGTTTAAGGAGGAACTGTTCCATCTCTTTAGAACATTCTTGCACTTCAGGGCCTCCATCCAGGCCACTTGAATCCTGGCCGTCGGATTGAATGACGTGGCCTGTTCACGTGGTCCGCGCCGTCCGTCCTAGACACCCCTTTTTTTCCCTTGTTGACTTACCCGCGCGCTAGCTACCCCCACTGAGCAACGGGGCCTGCTTTTCGCGGGGCCCAAAGGTCGGCGAGCGTGCTTAAGTGAGCGTGTGTGGGTTCCTGAAGTGGACATACATGCGCGGTGGCTGGGCTGGTGGTTCTGCATGCCCGCCAGGGGCAAAATCGACATTTCGCATCTCATTTTCTTCTACGCGACTGTGGAGAAGGACGAGCTCGGCGGTGCGTGGCGATCTCCTCTTCGCCGGCGGATACAGGGCGGAATGGTCACGGCGGAAGTTCTCATGGCCATAGAGGCGTGGTTCTCGCACGAGGGGCTGGGAGAGGTGGGGGTTTGACCCTAGATGCAGCCAGATCTGAGCCACGGGAGGCACCTTCGGTCCTGAGCGCGGCAGGGATGGCGTTGATCTCCTTCTCCCTACTCTCGCGCCGCCGTGACCATTCCGCCCCCTCCCCCTTCTCCTCTATGCGGTCACTGCGGTGTGGTGCTCCTCCCCGAGCACGAGCGCGGTCGGCTTCCTCTCCCCCGACCACGAGCTTAGCGACTAGGGTTGCGGCTGTGGGCTGGCCGCCCCTGGCATCTCCTCTTCTCACCATCTGTCGTTACCGCTGCAGCGCCTCTCTCCCCGGCCGCCGGCGGTGGCCTCTTCCTGTGCCCCTAACCACGACCTCAAGCATGCCATAATCAACCTCCTCTGCGGCGCCTTCTCCCCCATCGGCGCTTCCTCCTCCCCTGGCCACAGCGTGGTTCGTCCCCGCACTACTAAAGTACCAAGTGATGTACAGGTTCGTTTTCTCTCCCTCCCTCCTGTTAGTTTGATCTCCACGTACGACCCAACGGTCGTACGACCCTATCTCGCgtcctgatcgggggcgcccaaccacgtctggttggtgggcccctgtcgccaGCGCCACATATAAAAGAGGTGGGGGCCGGGGCACGGACGCAAAGGTTCGTCCGCTGCCGTCCTTCCCACCGAAATACAAACCCTAAGCCACCCGATCTGGTGAGGCGTTGTAGCGGCGGGAAGCTCCACCGACATCACCGCCGCCCCTCCGTCGCCGCcatggcgagctcctcgtcgaccAAGACCGACGGTATGCACCCATTGTTCTCCTCTAGTGTTCATCCCGGTTAGGCTAGATGCAATTACTCACTAGATGCAACAACTAGAGGTCCTAGAAATCtaacaatggtatcagagcatgtcTAGTTTGTTGATCTAGTTGAGGTAGAAACCATACGGGATAGAATCGAAAACAGAGATTTTTAGTTTGTAGATCCTAACCCTAGATCGGATCATCCCGAGATGAACCAGTAACAGATAAGGAATAAGGGGAAAGAATAGAGAGGGAGGCGGCACACCTGCCGGCCTCCACTTACCGGCGAAGCTCCGGGAAGAAGGGGCCCCGACCCACCAGTAGAGCACCGAGGCTAATCCGCTCGACGGCGGCGCGCCCACCCGCAAGGGGAACGCGCGCACCGGCGAGAGGGTCGGCCACGGCGCCGCCATCTCCCTCCGCGCGACGGCCCAGGCCGGTGGCCATCGTTTCTTGGCGCCGCCGGATGTCGGGCGTTAGAGAGGAGCAGAGGGAGGAGAGTGAGGAAAGtgagggttagggtttgtggggCGGCTCCCGGCCCGGTTTTGATCGACCGAGGGCGGCGCGCGGCCGTCCGATCAAATCCGACGGCCAGTTTGTTCCAGAAGCCGTTTTCGGGCCAAAGAGAGGAGAGAAGAGGCCATGGGCCGGTGCTGGGCGCGGCCCATGTAGCGGCGCAGCTCGTTTTCGGCCCGAGCGCAATTTTGGCTTTTAACAGAGCATCAGAGAAGAGCCCATCTGGGCTGGTTGGCCTGCTTTGCTGTTTTTGTTTCCAGTAATTGTTTTCTGTTTTAATTTTCTGGAAATAGTTTAGTAGCAAGTATAAAGTGAGATATGGAATTTTTTCCTGTGGGTTAAAGTTCGAAAATTAAGTTAAGTTTCCGCTGTGCTAGTTAAGTTGAAGTCATATTATATTGTTTCCTAATTTAATTGGAACCAACGGGAAAATTGAATTAGGAAATGAGAGTTAATTTTGAGTATGATGATTTTATTTAATGACCAACGTTGTTAATAAAATTGTATTCCGCAAGATTCAGAATTATCATTATTGGTTCTatttctgcccaacggtgatGTAGAATTAATATTGAGAAGTGCCATGTTTTAATTTGACCAACGTTGAATTAACACATTTTGATGAAAATTTTGTTTCAGGAAATCCTATGAGTTTTATCTCGGCTATTGAGCCCCTCAATGGAGGGAACTATGGCTCGTGGCGAGAGAAGGTTGAGATGGGGCTTGCTTTGCTTGACCTCGACTTGGCACTGATAGAGGCTTGTCCCATAGAACCTAAGGACCCCGTAAGGGGCGACAAAGAAAGTGAAGATGACTTCAACAAAAGGGTCCTtgaccatggaccaaaaagaatGAAGTACGATCTTGATCGTGCTAAGTGGGACTCGTCCAACAGAAAGTGCTTGATGGTGATCAAGAGCTCCATTTTGGAGGCTATAAGGGGAGCAATCCCACAGTGTGACACCGCCAGTGAGTACCTgaaaaaggtagagagtcagtttACTGGGTCTTCCAAGGCCTATGCTAGCACTCTCATAAGAAAGCTTGTCACTACTAAGTACACTGGTGGTGGAGTAAGGGATCACATATTCAGGATGAGCCATATGTCTTCCAAGCTCAAGTCTATGGAGATGGAGCTTCCAGAACAGTTCGTCATCCATCTGATCTTTGCCTCACTCCCAAAAGAATTTGAGACTTTTGCTGTGAACTACAATGCACAGCCAGAAAAGTGGGCCATTGAGAAGATGATTGCCATGTGTGTGCAAGAAGAAGAGAGGATCAAGGGGCAATCTGGTGATTCTGTCAATTACCTAAGCCCAACCAAGAAGAGGAACTTTCAGAGTTTTCAGAGTTCCAAGCCACAAGGGAAACCTCAGTGGAATCCTCCTCTGCCTAAGCCGCATGGCAAGGCTCAAGATCACCAGCCGCATGAAGAGGTGGCCAAGGACACTTGCAAGTGGTGCAAGGAAAAGGGCCACTACCAGAAAGACTGTGTGGCATTCCTGAAACATCTGTGCAAGAAAGGTGAGGATTTAATTACATTTGTAGATGAATCCTTATTTTTAAGTTATGCAAAATCTACTTGGTGGATTGACTCAGGTGCAACTGTTCATGTTGCAAATTCATTACAGGGATTCCGTATGAGACAGACCCTGCAAAGAGGAGAAAGATGCATTAAAGTAGCAAACGGCGTCCAAGCTGAAGTCGAAGCCATTGGAGATCTCCCATTAGTATTAGCTAATGGCTTTGTACTTTTATTAGTAGATGTGCTTTATGTACCCTCTTTGCATCGGAACTTAATAAGTGTATCGCGCTTAGATGATGATGGTTTTGCTTGCCATTTTGGTGATGGTCAATGTAAGATCAAGTTTAATAATGAGATTGTTGGTCTTGCCTTCCGACAAGACAAGCTTTATTTATTGTCACTTTGTGATGAGAATGTGAATGTTTTAAGCGCTGATAATGAGAATGTCTCTACATCCCTGAATGAAAATAATAAGCGGAAGAGAATTGATGAAGTCTCTTCGAAATTATGGCACTGTCgtttaggccatatttcgagggggagaatagaaCGCTTAGTAAAAGAATCAATCCTTCCGCCTATGGAATTTTCGAATTTAGAACAAtgcatcgattgcattaaaggaAAGTATGTAAAGAACATAAAGAAGGGCGCCAAAAGAAGCACAGGAGTTTTAGAAATAATTCATACGGACATATGCGGTCCGTTTCCTGTGAAATCTGTGGATGGCTATGATTCTTTCATAACATTCACGGATGATTATTCCCGttatggttatatttatccaattAAAGAGCGTTCAGAAGCATTGGATAAATTCAAGATATTTAAGGCTGAAGTAGAAAATCAGCATAGCATAAAGATTAAAATAGTAAGGTCTGACCGTGGTGGAGAGTACTACGGTCGGCACACCCCATATGGCCAAGTTcctggaccttttgcaaggttCCTACAGGAACATGGCATAGTTGCCCAGTATTCTACACCGGGCGAGCCTCAGCAGAATGGAGTAGCTGAAAGACGAAACCGTACCCTGATGGATATGGTGAGAAGCATGTTAAGTTACTCCACTTTACCGGTTAGTTTGTGGATGGAGGCGTTAAAAACCGCTATTCACATACTTAATCGAGTTCCTAGTAAGTCGGTGTCTAAAACACCATATGAGTTGTGGACTAGTCGAGAACCTTCACTCAATTATTTGCGAGTGTGGGGCTGAGCTGAGGCTAAACTCTTTAACCCGAACATTGGGAAATTAGACCCTAAGACAGTAAGTtgccattttattggctatccAGACAAGTCGAAAGGTTATCGTTTCTATTGTCCAGACAGACTCACTAAGTTTGTAGAAACGAGACACGCTGTGTTTCTGGAGGATGAGATGATCAGGGGGAGCACGGtatcccgagaaatcaaccttgaGGAGAAGCGGGTGTATGCACCCACTCCGATGATCCAGGAACCATTTTTCTCGATACCTGCTGCTGCTGCACCGACACAGGACGATGTCATTGCGACACCTGTTGTTAGTTCTCCTGTGGCAACAATGAATGAAAATAGAGAGAATGTTACCACACATGAGGAAGAGCTGCAACAGCCCCACATAGAAAGTGCGCCAGAGATTGAGAACCTTAGAAGGTCTCAAAGAGCAAGAAAGCCAGCTATTCCTGACGATTTTGAGATCTATGTCAGTGAAGCAGTTCAAATGGAGGGTGATCCCACCACATTTGAAGAAGCCTCAAGAAGTGCTCATTCATCGAAGTGGATTGAGGCCATGGTTGATGAAATGAGATCAATGAGTAGCAACAAAGTCTGGGATTTAGAAGAAATTCCTAAAGGAGCCAAAATAGTAGGCTGTAAATGGGTCTACAAAACAAAGTGTGACTCTAGAGGGAATGTTGAAAGATATAAAGCACGACTTGTTGCGAAAGGTTTCACTCAAAGAGAAGGAATAGATTATAATGAGACATTTTCTCcggtctcatgtaaggattcTTTTAGAATTATAATGGCTTTGGCACACTAtgatttagagttgcatcaaatggatgtaaagacggcCTTCTTAAATGGAGACTTAGAGGAAAATGTTTACATGGCACAACCCAAGGGTTTTGTCGTGGAAGGAAAAGAACATATGGGATGCCGTCTGAAGAAATCCATTTATGGGTTAAAACAAGCCTCCAGACAATGGTACTTGAAGTTCCATGAGACAATTAAAAGTTTTGGGGTTTAATGAGAATAGAGAGGACAATTGCGTATATGCAAAGTTTaagaaagggaaattcattttccttatcctatatgtggatgacattctgcttgctagtagtgatgttagtATACTATTGGAGACGAAGAACTTCTTGTCCTCGAATTtcgatatgaaagatcttggtgaagcttCATTCGTTCTAGGAATTGAAATTCACCGAGATAGACAAAGAGGGGTTTTAGGATTATCGCAAAAGGCATACTTAGAGAAAGTTCTAAAGAAGTATGGTATGCATGCGAGTAATGCCACGCCTGCTCCTATAGTCAAGGGCGATAGATTTGGGGATTTTCAATCTCCCAGGAACCAATATGAGAtcgatcaaatgaaagcggttcATATGCTTCAGCTGTCGGAAGCCTAATGTATGCTCAAGTATGTACGCGCCTAGACTTAGCTTTTGTTACCGGGGTACTTGGGAGATTCCAAAGTAATCCAGGAATAGATCACTGGAAAATGGTGaagaaggcattgcgttatgCGCAAGGCACGAAAGGCCTCATGCTAACATATAGAAAAACCGATTCCCTTGAGATAGAAGGGTATTCAGATGCAGACTTTGCGGGAGATGTAGATGACAGAAAATCCACATCAGGTTATGTATTCACTCTCGCAGGTGGAGCTATATCGTGGAAAAGCTTCAAGCAATCTATCACGGCACCGTCCACGATGGTTGCTGAGTATGTAGCATGTTATGAGGCATCGGGGCAGGCAAACtggttaaagaaatttatacccgGGTTGAGAGTGGTAGACAGCATTCAAAGACCACTTAGAatgtactgcgacaatgagccagcagtattttatgctcacaacaataagtcaagtgatgctggcaagcacattgacatcaagtattatgttgtgaaagATAGAATCCAGGATCATACCATAAGTTTAGAGCATATAAGCACAAAGAGAATGCTCGCGGATCCGCTTAcaaaaggcttaccacccagtgTGTTCAGAGAACATGTAGCCGGCATGGGTTTACGGGAAAGCCTATGATACCTGGATATTAAGGGCCTAGAGAAAGAATCTATTTTAAAATGGAAAGGTGTGTAGTAGCTGTTGAATCTGATGGTGCGTAACTGGCCATCATGACGAGACATGCTCTATATGCTAATCTGTGATAAAATGGATACCAAGAAAAGTATAAGTCTAAGATTAAGATTAAAGTAAGatgagatcaagggggagaatgttagttTGATCTCCACGTACGACCCAACGGTCGTACGACCCTAtctcgcgccctgatcgggggcgcccaaccacgtctggttggtgggcccctgtcgccaGCGCCACATATAAAAGAGGTGGGGGCCGGGGCACGGACGCAAAGGTTCGTCCGCTGCCGTCCTTCCCACCGAAATACAAACCCTAAGCCACCCGATCTGGTGAGGCGCTGTAGCGGCGGGAAGCTCCACCGACATCACCGCCGCCCCTCCGTCGCCGCcatggcgagctcctcgtcgaccAAGACCGACGGTATGCACCCATTGTTCTCCTCTAGTGTTCATCCCGGTTAGGCTAGATGCAACAACTAGAGGTCCTAGAAATCTAAcacctccctctccctctctctctctctctctctctgcatgCCAATAACATGACTGTATCTTGATTCTTGGCCTAGGTCGTGCTAGAAATTTGGTTCTTGGAAGGGCTAGGTGAGGGGACAGAGGATGATGTATTGGAAGATGACCAGAGCTCTCTTTGGTGTTGGAGGTAAATCCTATGTTACTAATTTACAGATCTGTGTCATATTAATTCCCTGCACGAAATTCTTTTTCGAATTACATTTTGATGCTTATGTGTGCAACCGGCAGGTGCATGTCCTACTTTTAGTGTGTGCAAACATCTTATATTGATGATAGAAAATGGTAGGCATCTCCTCTTCTCATTAACCAGTTTGTATTGCTGGAGTGGATCGACGAcaggtttttttttttcttttttcgataaggggagagaccccagcctctgcatcaattgatggaTCGACGACAGGTACGGCTTcattccccctcttagttctcaGTTTATTTCATTTCCTATGAGAGACGCCAGATTGGTGTGACAGTATGAAGGCCTAGAGTGTTAGAGCGAGCCATCTTGCATGATTGTGTTTTCTCCCAAATTTTTTTTTACTCCAAAGTGTATCTGTGAATTTATCTATGTAGATAACAAACAGATGTGCCGTCAAAATAAAGATGAGAGGGGATATGGGTTTCAAAAAATTCATTTACCTGTGTATTCATGTATGTTGCATCTTATAGCTGGAAGTTGTTATGCAATTTCATTTCGCGGTGAGATTACAATCCGCAAAAGATTTGTTGTCGAgtgttgttttttttttgtcaGACACCCACACATCTACAGGTTGGAGGGTATTTTCCTTCGTATTAAAAACTACACAATATTCTTTTGATTTCTGGTtatatttttttcgataaaggatgctttattacttcaagaagcaattacatccagcctctgcataaccaggatgcacacagccgtttgttGTCCCAAGAGTCCAGAGTTACAAAAATAAaagggcgaaatacatatcggaacgatgaatcatatgacgCCTAAGATGTGGGAGGAGctactatccgtagactatgctgccacccatgtagggaaaaagtatccctcgccgtatcctctaaccgtgtacagacctccgtaaataggtctcggttctccacacgctgaagaggtaaccacgaacggagaatacccgtgcatctgtagatgacctgcaacaaagagcaatttttgtcattaaagatcttgtcatttctacatagccagagcgcccagataactgctagcgcccccatcctaagaagcattttaaaccttgagttaataccatgaagccaattgccaaagacattagcgacactagtcggcggatacaaggtagacgctacttggatgactgaccatatagatctcgcaaactggcactggaagaataaatgtttgatggtttcatcatgatgacaaaagacacatcgtgtacttccgtgccaattccgcttaacaagattgtctttggtgaggataaccccgcgacgaagataccatccaaaaattttaatttttaatggtatcttcatcttccaaatttgtttattattatcaactggtaaatcagaaagcaggatcgcattgtataaagattttaCAGAAAAAGTACCATCTACATGGAGGTTCCATCGAAATTCATCTGGCTCTGGCGATAACTGAATATCTCCAAGCCGCTGAATTAGATTGTTCCATGCCACAAGCCTTTGTcctagtaaaacccgtctgaacgtcacattcgggggtgaagtagccattacagttgcaatggtatcaccttggcgacgcgcaattctatacaaagcgggatactgttcacttaggggagcattgtcgagccaagcatcttcccagaaccgtatcatgctccattcttaatggagaaagtcccatgtcgaaaagacattttttgtcgccataagaccagcccagaagtgtgaatccccaggtttccaaaccacctgagataatgtcttcgagccgatgtactttctccgaagtatagtttgccaaatcccatcctccgtaagtagcttaaaaagccatttacccagaagagctgaattcttgacctccaggtcatgaactccaagccctccttgatctttgggactacaaactatactccatttaaccagtcgatatttctttttctcgttgtccccttgccaaaagaatctggatcgataataatcgagtttatgcagaattccttttggtaggatgaagaatgatagcatatacagtaccatattagttagtactgaattaatgagtaccaatcttccacccagggacaacaatttacctttccaactactgaggcgtttttgtaatctttcttccactaatttccattccgcaattgtcagtctccgatagtgaatcggaatacccaaatagcgaatcggaaattggccttgcccacaaccaaataactctgtatacagagctacatcgtcttgggcatcaccgaagcagaacaattcacttttatggaagttaattttcaatcctgataattgctcaaaagctgctaaaattaatttcagatttcgagctttttcaagatcatgatccataaaaagaattgtgtcatcagcgtattgaaggatagataagccaccatcaaccagatgtggaatcacaccttcaatctgaccatcagacttggctcTCTCTATGAGTACCGCCAACATATCCGCTACGATGTTAAATAACATCGGAGATAGCGGAtctccttggcgtaacccttttcgtgtttggaagtagtgtccggtgtcatcattaacccggattgcaacactacctccatacacgaaatcatgaattagagctcgccactcaggcgaaaagcctttcatcctgagtgtctgttgaaggaaagaccatttaactttatcatacgccttctcaaaatcaagctttaaaataaccccatttaatttcttagaatgcatctcatgtaccgtctcatgcaaaaccgcTACTCCATCAAGGATATTACGTCCTTGCATAAAGGCTGTCTGCGATGGTAAaacaacatgatccgcaaccgtattaagtctaatggtggccactttcgtgaaaatcttgaaacttacatttaataggcaaatgggtctatattgttggatcctttctgcctcattaattttcggta
It includes:
- the LOC127296806 gene encoding uncharacterized protein; the encoded protein is MKIHPSTTPGGAKKDLRRLPHVYSKVLELPLPADADVAAFEGPGAFHFVASCGSTGEVRARAVRINPGVVKVVVVQAGTGDGEDGVDGGSGMELDRWRSRLPEASCPALAVAGYVDGQLVVTVPKASGGDGSDGAWRCCNGGGEISPSLVAVQ
- the LOC127296805 gene encoding uncharacterized protein, translated to MSFISAIEPLNGGNYGSWREKVEMGLALLDLDLALIEACPIEPKDPVRGDKESEDDFNKRVLDHGPKRMKYDLDRAKWDSSNRKCLMVIKSSILEAIRGAIPQCDTASEYLKKVESQFTGSSKAYASTLIRKLVTTKYTGGGVRDHIFRMSHMSSKLKSMEMELPEQFVIHLIFASLPKEFETFAVNYNAQPEKWAIEKMIAMCVQEEERIKGQSGDSVNYLSPTKKRNFQSFQSSKPQGKPQWNPPLPKPHGKAQDHQPHEEVAKDTCKWCKEKGHYQKDCVAFLKHLCKKGIPYETDPAKRRKMH